The genome window GCGCGCCCAGGTGGAGAAGATGGGGGAGATCAACCTCACCGCCATCGACGAGCACGCGGAGCTCTCCAAGCGCTTCGACTTCCTCACCGCGCAGAAGACGGACCTGCAGGCCTCCATGGGGCAGCTGCGGGAGGCCATCCAGCGCATCGACGCGACGAGCCGCGAGCGCTTCAAGCAGACCTTCGACGTGGTGAACGAGAAGTTCCAGGCCATCTTCCCCCGCCTGTTCGGCGGTGGCCGCGCCAGCCTGGTGCTCACCAACGACGGGCCCAACGGCGAGCCGGGCGTGGAAATCGTCGCGCAGCCGCCGGGCAAGAAGCTCCAGAGCGTCAATCTGCTCTCCGGTGGAGAGAAGGCCCTCACCGCCGTGGGCCTCATCTTCGGCATCTTCCTCATCAAGCCCACGCCCTTCTGCCTCCTGGACGAGGTCGACGCGCCGCTGGATGAGGGCAACGTGGGCCGCTACAACGACATGGTGAAGGAGATGAGCCGCCAGTCGCAGTTCATCCTCATTACGCACAACAAGCGGACCATGGAGGTCTCCAACACCCTCTACGGCGTCACCATGGAGGAGCCGGGCATCTCCAAGCTGGTCAGCGTGAAGATTCGCGAGGCCAACGCGGCCAACGACGACAAGATCAGCGCGTAGTCGCGCGCGGGGCCGGGGCCGGGGGACTCCCCGGCCTCCTGTGCTGGCGGCGGCACACAGGCCAGAAACACGGAAGGCGCGGGCCCCGACTCTCGGGAACCCGCGCCTTCGTGCGTTCCAGGCGGTGCCTGGAGTGGGCTACTTCTTGTAGCTCTTCTTCGGGCAGGCCTTCTGGTCCGCCTCGACGCGGGCCTGGGCGGTGCTCAGGTCCTTCTGGGTGTTGGTGAGGGCCGTCTGGCTGGCCGTCTCCACCGGCGTCCAACCCTCGGCGTCGGTCGTCTTCAGCTCCTGCACCAGCGCCACGGAGGCCTGGTCCACGACCTGCTGGGCCTCCAGCGCCTTCACCCAGCCCTGCGCGGCCTCGACCAGGTTGTTGCACTTGCCGGACAGCTCGTCGAAGAGCTTGTAGTCCTTGGTCTTCTGGTACTTCGCCACCACGGCCTCGAAGGCCTCGGCCGCCGCGGCGCGGGCGCCAAAGGCGATGGCCGCGTCCGCCGCGCGCTGGTTGCGGACGACCTCGAGCTGGAAGAAGCGCAGCTGCGGGGGCAGCGAGGACGTCGCCTCGGTGGCGTTGGAGTTGAAGTGCACGAAGCGGTGCGGATAGGTCAGCTTGTCGGTGGACACCTTCGCGGGCACCGCGAGCACCTTCGTCTTCAGGCACGCGGCCAGCTGGTCACCCTCGGTGCTGCCAGAGGCGTCGAACGTCACCTCGGCCGTGGGCTGCCCCTTGACGAGCGTCACGTGCGACGTCAGCACGGGCGGCGTCGCGCCCTTGTAGCCGGCGTAGCAGTCACACCACTCCTGCTGGGCCAGGCGCACCGCGCCGGAGAAGTCCGAGCCGTCGTTCACCCCGAACTTCACCGAGGCGCTGCTGCCGGTGTCGTGCTCGAAGGTCGCGGTGGACTCGACGGCCGCGGCGCCCTTGGCGAGCAGCTTCGGCTTGACGAGCTTGTCCACCACGCCCTGGACGCACTGCTGGCCGGTGGGGGTGAGGTTGTCACCGCTGATGGCGTGCGTGGCGCTCGTGTCCGTCACGGTGGTCTTCACCGTCACGACGGTCTTCTCGGCGGGGCCCCGGTTGCTGGGGCTCACCAGACACTCGAGCACTTCCGGACGGGTGGTGAGCATGGCGCCCACGAGCACGCCCTGGTTGGACGGGGGCAGGTCCAGCTCGCGCGGGAAACAGCTGGCCACGTCGAAGGCGGGCTGGTTGCCGATGCGCACGCGCTCCTCGGTGCTCACGGGCTTGCCGCCATTGCCATTGGCCGCCGCATCCTCTGCGGGCTTCTGCTGACCGGCGCAAGCGGCGGTGAAGACGACGGAGGCTACGACGAGACGACGCAACATGCGGTTGTTCTCCCTGGGGTAGGACTGCGAGGGGGCACTCACTTCTCCAGGCCCTCGGCGTTCTTGAGGTCCTTGAGGCGAAGCCCGTTCTTCTTGAGCAGGCGGTAGAGGCTCTGCATGGACAACCCGGTGCGCTGCTCGGCGGCCTTCATGTCGAAGCCCACCGTGCGCATCACCTCGGCGAAATACAAACGCTCGAAGTCGGCCAGCACCCGGTCCTTGGCCTCGTGGTACGGCATGCCGGTGACGAGCGTGGCCACCTGCGTGCTGGGCGGCTGCCCGTCCGGGCGGCGCGAGGGCTGCGCCAGGAAGTCCAGCCAGCTGGTGTTGCCCGTCTCCTCCATGAGCGCGCCGCGCTCGAGCACGTTGCGCAGCTCGCGCACGTTGCCCGGCCAGTCGTAGCCCTCGAAGAGCGCCAGCGTCTGGGGCGTGAGCGACACGCTGGCCCGCAGCGTCTGGGACAGGGCCTGCGCGAGCGACGGCAGGTCCTCCCGGCGCGTGCGCAGGGGCGGCAGCCGCACGCGCGCCACGGCCAGGCGGAAGTAGAGGTCCGCGCGGAAGCGGCCCTGGCGCACGTCCTCCTCCAGGTTGCGGTGCGTGGAGGCGATGACGCGCACGTCCACCGGCACCGGCTGCCCGTCCAGGGACGGCACCTCGCGCGCGTCCAGCACGCGCAACAGCTTGCCCTGCACCAGCAGCGGCAACTCGCCCACCTCGTCCAGGAAGAGCGTGCCTCCGCGGGCGGCCTCGAAGACGCCTCGGGCCTCCTTGTCCTCCGGGTCGCTCGCGCGCAGGCCGCCGAACAGCTCGCGCTCCGCCTTCTCCTCGGAGATGAGGTTGCAGTCGACGACCTTGAAGGGGCCGTGACGCCGCGACGAGTGCTGGTGCACCGCCCTGGCCGCCAGCTCCTTGCCCGTGCCCGTCTCACCCTCGATGAGCAGGCTCATGTCCTCGCGGGCCACGCGGCGCAGCTCCGTGAAGACCCAGCGCATCTTCTCCGACGTGCCCACCAGCGCGCCGAAGGACTCCGCCCCGGCCAGCTCCACCTCCGTGGGCTTGGCGGCCACCTTCACCGCGAGCTTCGTCTTGCCCAGCTCCACCTTGTCGCCGCGCCCCAGGTACGCCTGGAGCACCTGCCGGCCATCGAGGAAGGTGCCGTTGCGGCTGCCCGTGTCGCGCAGGAGCAGGCCCCTGGGGGTGCGCTCCACCTCCAGGTGCCGGCGGCTCACCGTGGTGTCGGTCAGCACCAGGTCGCTCGCGGGGTCCGAGCCCACGCGCACCAGGCCATCCTGGGTGGTCACCTTCTTTCCCTTGTCGGGGCCCGACACCACCTCCACGGTCCACTCGTGAATGGGGATGCGCGTCGTGCGGCCTTCGTCCTTGTCCGTCTGGGTGGTCTGGGTGACCTCGGGCCTGGGTTCCATCATGGGTCCTCTTTAGGTGCGAGGGGACCGGGCGGGCAAGCCCGACGCACCGTCTGCGCGCCCCCACTTCGCGGGGGCAACAAGAGTGAAAGATTCTTCCCGGAAGGCAGCTGTAAGCGGGCCTCCTGCGAGAAGGAAAACCCGGGCCGAGCGGCCCGGGACCTGGGAAACGTCGAGGGGGGACGCTTCATGGCGAGGAAGGGTTCCGCGCGCGTGTGCGGCGCGAGCGCGGCCTCGCTCATGGGTTTCGGGAGGACGCGTCGAGGGGCGGCGCCTGGAGCCAAGCGCGCTCCAGTCAGGGGGCGGCGGCGAGTGTCCACCAGGACACGTTCACCACCGGTCGCGCGCCAGGACGCGTCGGGCTCACGGCGCGCGGCCCCCTCCAGCGCGTGCCTGGGGAGGCCCGCGGGAGGAGAAATCACCACGTCGTGGGTCCGAGGGCCCCGTCCGGAAGACACGGCACGGCCGGCGTGCCGCCACATGGGCAGGCGCGCCGACTCGCATCGTCCGGGGAGGGAAGGGCCGTTCCTGAAACTCACGGCCGGCATCCAATGCGAACGCCTCGCGCGAATCCAGTGTTCACGCGAGGCCGTGCTTCACTTCAGTACGTCGCCGGCGAGTCGCTGGCCGGGAAGGACTCCTTCGACAGCTCGTCGACGAGGTCGTCGGACGCGTTGCCGCCGGACTTCACGCCCGCATTCACGGGAGCGCCGGCTCGCGGCGTCTTGCTGGAAGCACTGGACTTGCTGGAGCCGGACGCGCGCTTCTTGCCAGGCTCCGCGGCGGGCTTCTCCACGGACGCAAGGCGCGAGCCCAGCAGGTTCTTCGCCCGCTCGGCCAGGTGACGCTGCTCGTCCTGCCAGTC of Myxococcus fulvus contains these proteins:
- a CDS encoding sigma 54-dependent Fis family transcriptional regulator: MEPRPEVTQTTQTDKDEGRTTRIPIHEWTVEVVSGPDKGKKVTTQDGLVRVGSDPASDLVLTDTTVSRRHLEVERTPRGLLLRDTGSRNGTFLDGRQVLQAYLGRGDKVELGKTKLAVKVAAKPTEVELAGAESFGALVGTSEKMRWVFTELRRVAREDMSLLIEGETGTGKELAARAVHQHSSRRHGPFKVVDCNLISEEKAERELFGGLRASDPEDKEARGVFEAARGGTLFLDEVGELPLLVQGKLLRVLDAREVPSLDGQPVPVDVRVIASTHRNLEEDVRQGRFRADLYFRLAVARVRLPPLRTRREDLPSLAQALSQTLRASVSLTPQTLALFEGYDWPGNVRELRNVLERGALMEETGNTSWLDFLAQPSRRPDGQPPSTQVATLVTGMPYHEAKDRVLADFERLYFAEVMRTVGFDMKAAEQRTGLSMQSLYRLLKKNGLRLKDLKNAEGLEK